The following proteins are co-located in the Eleginops maclovinus isolate JMC-PN-2008 ecotype Puerto Natales chromosome 1, JC_Emac_rtc_rv5, whole genome shotgun sequence genome:
- the b4galnt1a gene encoding beta-1,4 N-acetylgalactosaminyltransferase 1a isoform X4: MDFSISTYADVKLLRAKEYNSFQKRSYNPADQLILADANSPLQYPTQGVEVRPLKTIIIPGKSRSRLKLHMISKFEHYVVSLFIFFLGLGLKEETGSNHRVYLTATLGTFDVAATVDEVSVKGGGEKHIILSSSHLSALNRQLQFVTYTNVVFHPKTADTVHFATEGHESFFTIKVGHGIVPTLYNAGHQKEYNISALVTIATKTFLRYDKLKHLIDSIREYYPTVTIVIADDNEHPQPVTGPHIDHYIMPYGKGWFAGRNLAVSQVTTKYVLWVDDDFFFTTNTKLEQMVDILEKTTLDLVGGAVREVTGYTATYRHTISVEEGGDEGDCLHIRNGYHHVIEGYPNCVVADAVINFFMGRTDKVKQVGFNPRLARQGHLEFFIDGLGTLHIGSCSDIIVNHASKIKLPWSKTESQKTYDKFRYSSFSNVNTVFQEVFYFRNRFKCQTSQ; encoded by the exons ATGGATTTCAGCATTTCAACGTATGCGGATGTGAAGCTTCTCAGAGCTAAGGAATACAATAGCTTCCAGAAGAG GTCCTACAATCCCGCAGATCAGCTCATTTTAGCTGATGCCAACAGTCCTCTCCAGTATCCTACACAGGGCGTGGAGGTGCGCCCCCTCAAAACCATCATCATTCCTGGTAAGAGCCGATCTAGATTGAAACTGCACATGATATCAAAGTTTGAACATTATGTtgtttccttatttatttttttcttaggTTTGGGTCTTAAAGAAGAAACAGGATCAAACCATAGG GTATATTTGACAGCAACCCTGGGAACTTTTGATGTCGCTGCCACAGTGGACGAGGTCTCCGTtaaaggagggggagaaaagcaCATAATACTGTCTAGTTCTCATCTGTCTGCTCTGAACAGGCAGCTGCAGTTCGTCACATATACAAACGTTGTTTTCCATCCCAAGACAGCAGATACAG TACACTTTGCAACTGAAGGTCACGAGTCGTTTTTCACAATTAAAGTTGGACATGGAATTGTACCTACGCTTTACAACGCTGGACATCAAAAAG AATACAATATTAGCGCTCTCGTAACCATCGCCACAAAGACCTTTCTACGCTATGACAAACTAAAACACCTTATTGACAGCATACGCGAATATTATCCAACCGTCACCATAGTGATAGCAGATGATAATGAACACCCTCAGCCAGTGACCGGGCCTCACATTGACCATTACATCATGCCATATGGAAAG GGCTGGTTTGCGGGCAGAAACCTTGCAGTGTCGCAAGTGACAACCAAGTATGTGCTCTGGGTGGATGACGACTTCTTCTTCACTACAAACACCAAGCTGGAGCAGATGGTAGACATCCTAGAAAAGACTACTCTGGATCTG GTGGGTGGAGCAGTGAGGGAGGTGACAGGCTACACTGCTACATATCGTCACACCATTTCAGTGGAAGAAGGCGGAGATGAGGGCGACTGTTTACATATCAGAAATGGCTACCACCATGTCATAGAAGGATATCCCAACTGTGTGGTAGCTGATGCCGTCATCAACTTCTTCATGGGGAGGACTGACAAGGTGAAGCAGGTGGGCTTTAACCCCCGCCTGGCACGGCAAGGTCATCTGG AGTTTTTCATCGACGGTCTGGGCACCCTCCACATTGGCTCGTGTAGTGACATCATTGTCAACCACGCATCAAAGATCAAACTACCCTGGAGTAAAACAGAATCACAAAAGACGTATGATAAATTCCGCTATTCATCATTCAGTAATGTCAATACAGTTTTTCAGGAAGTCTTCTACTTCAGGAACAGGTTCAAATGCCAGACCAGTCAATAA
- the slc26a10 gene encoding solute carrier family 26 member 10, with the protein MSASVAVYRNIYTEDRFKQAYGSDDSTSGSLRLREKLAGRCRCSKRACLHLLSERVPIFNWLPRYRLKKWILGDTIGGLTVGILHIPQGMAFALLTSVAPIFGLYTSFFPVVLYMFFGTGRHVSTGTFAVVSLMTGSVVEQLVPTPLEMNSSSSEAADFEAQRIGVASAVALLSGIIMLCMFGLQLGFLSTYLSEPIVKAFTSAAAFHVTVSQIQSMLGLRLPRHTGTFSLFKTLASVMENLPHTNMAELLISMVCLAVLVPVKEINMRYKKRLRTPIPVEILTVIIATGVAYAFSLDSSYNIEIVGHIPAGFPKPRMPALHTFPDIAGDTVAITFVGYAVSVSLAMIYADKHGYSIHPNQELLAHGISNTVSSFFTCFPSSATLATTNILESAGGYTQLSGLFTSLVVLIVLLLIGPLFYFLPKAVLACINVTSLRQMFLQFQDLPELWRISKIDLMVWVVTWLSVVVLNVDLGLAIGVVFSMMTVICRTQRAGCSVLGRASNTEIYRPLENHSKCYEVPGVKILTYNGPIYYGNRSFFREEMSRLLGLTPEKIRSREKARKALEKRERDATVSTVERGIANTLFSSENEFFKSEETDVQAVLIDCSSVSFVDVAGARLFTQMCTECQKVGVHVYLANCNESVLKILTSSGLMTYMNPQHIFVTVHDAVMYIQQQKEKPPENTTTVWV; encoded by the exons ATGAGCGCGTCTGTGGCCGTGTACAGGAATATTTACACGGAGGACCGCTTCAAACAGGCCTACGGCTCCGATGATAGCACGAGTGGAAGTTTGCGGCTCCGGGAAAAGCTCGCGGGGAGGTGCAGGTGTTCAAAACGAGCCTGCCTTCACCTGTTGAGCGAGAGAGTGCCCATTTTCAACTGGCTGCCACGATACAGACTGAAAAAATGGATTTTAGGAGATACTATTGGGGGACTGACAGTCGGTATTCTTCACATTCcgcaag GCATGGCATTCGCCTTACTCACATCAGTGGCACCAATATTTGGCCTTTACACCTCCTTTTTCCCTGTGGTCCTCTATATGTTTTTTGGCACAGGTCGCCACGTGTCCACAG GTACCTTTGCTGTGGTGAGCCTGATGACTGGCTCTGTGGTGGAGCAGCTGGTTCCCACTCCTCTGGAGATGAACTCAAGTTCATCCGAAGCAGCCGACTTTGAGGCCCAGAGGATCGGAGTTGCCTCAGCTGTAGCACTTCTCTCAGGAATTATTATG CTGTGTATGTTTGGTCTTCAGCTGGGCTTCCTCTCCACCTATCTGTCAGAGCCAATTGTTAAGGCTTTCACCAGCGCTGCAGCCTTTCATGTCACGGTGTCACAGATACAAAGCATGCTGGGGCTGCGGCTCCCTCGCCACACTGGGACCTTCTCCCTCTTCAAA actTTAGCATCAGTGATGGAGAACCTGCCTCACACCAACATGGCAGAGCTGCTGATATCCATGGTGTGTTTGGCTGTTCTGGTGCCAGTTAAAGAAATCAACATGCGTTACAAGAAGCGCCTTCGCACACCAATCCCTGTGGAGATCCTCACG GTGATTATTGCTACAGGTGTGGCCTATGCCTTCTCGCTGGACTCTTCTTACAACATTGAGATAGTTGGCCACATCCCAGCTGG ATTCCCAAAGCCACGGATGCCTGCCTTGCACACTTTCCCTGACATTGCCGGAGACACAGTAGCCATCACATTTGTTGGATACGCTGTGTCGGTCTCTCTTGCAATGATTTATGCCGATAAACATGGCTATTCCATACATCCAAACCAG GAGCTTCTGGCTCATGGCATCTCCAACACTGTATCTTCTTTCTTCACCTGCTTCCCCAGCTCAGCCACTCTCGCTACTACTAATATACTCGAGAGTGCTGGAGGATACACACAG CTCTCTGGCTTGTTCACAAGTCTGGTTGTCCTGATTGTCCTGCTGCTGATTGGCCCGCTTTTCTACTTCCTAccaaag GCAGTGTTGGCATGCATCAATGTGACCAGCCTCAGGCAGATGTTCCTGCAGTTCCAGGATTTACCTGAACTGTGGAGAATCAGCAAGATTGACTTG ATGGTTTGGGTGGTTACCTGGCTCTCTGTAGTAGTACTCAACGTGGATCTTGGCCTCGCTATCGGAGTGGTTTTCTCGATGATGACCGTTATCTGCCGAACACAAAG GGCAGGCTGTTCAGTGCTCGGTCGGGCCAGCAACACAGAAATTTACAGACCTCTGGAGAACCACAGCAAG TGCTATGAGGTACCGGGAGTGAAGATCCTGACATACAACGGGCCTATTTACTATGGGAACCGTAGCTTCTTCAGGGAGGAGATGAGCAGGCTGCTAGGCTTGACGCCAGAGAAAATCCGCAGCCGAGAAAAAGCTAGAAAAGCCctggagaaaagagagagagacgccACCGTCAGCACTGTG GAGAGAGGCATTgcaaacacattgttttcttcAGAAAATGAGTTCTTTAAATCTG AAGAGACTGACGTTCAGGCAGTGTTAATCGATTGCAGCAGTGTGTCATTTGTTGATGTTGCTGGAGCAAGACTTTTTACACAG ATGTGTACTGAATGCCAGAAGGTTGGGGTTCATGTATATCTGGCAAACTGCAATG AGAGTGTCTTAAAGATCCTAACATCAAGTGGTCTAATGACCTACATGAACCCTCAACATATTTTTGTCACTGTTCATGATGCAGTGATGTATATTCAACAGCAGAAG GAAAAACCTCCAGAGAACACCACGACTGTTTGGGTATGA
- the b4galnt1a gene encoding beta-1,4 N-acetylgalactosaminyltransferase 1a isoform X5, translating into MDFSISTYADVKLLRAKEYNSFQKRSYNPADQLILADANSPLQYPTQGVEVRPLKTIIIPGLGLKEETGSNHRVYLTATLGTFDVAATVDEVSVKGGGEKHIILSSSHLSALNRQLQFVTYTNVVFHPKTADTVHFATEGHESFFTIKVGHGIVPTLYNAGHQKEYNISALVTIATKTFLRYDKLKHLIDSIREYYPTVTIVIADDNEHPQPVTGPHIDHYIMPYGKGWFAGRNLAVSQVTTKYVLWVDDDFFFTTNTKLEQMVDILEKTTLDLVGGAVREVTGYTATYRHTISVEEGGDEGDCLHIRNGYHHVIEGYPNCVVADAVINFFMGRTDKVKQVGFNPRLARQGHLEFFIDGLGTLHIGSCSDIIVNHASKIKLPWSKTESQKTYDKFRYSSFSNVNTVFQEVFYFRNRFKCQTSQ; encoded by the exons ATGGATTTCAGCATTTCAACGTATGCGGATGTGAAGCTTCTCAGAGCTAAGGAATACAATAGCTTCCAGAAGAG GTCCTACAATCCCGCAGATCAGCTCATTTTAGCTGATGCCAACAGTCCTCTCCAGTATCCTACACAGGGCGTGGAGGTGCGCCCCCTCAAAACCATCATCATTCCTG gTTTGGGTCTTAAAGAAGAAACAGGATCAAACCATAGG GTATATTTGACAGCAACCCTGGGAACTTTTGATGTCGCTGCCACAGTGGACGAGGTCTCCGTtaaaggagggggagaaaagcaCATAATACTGTCTAGTTCTCATCTGTCTGCTCTGAACAGGCAGCTGCAGTTCGTCACATATACAAACGTTGTTTTCCATCCCAAGACAGCAGATACAG TACACTTTGCAACTGAAGGTCACGAGTCGTTTTTCACAATTAAAGTTGGACATGGAATTGTACCTACGCTTTACAACGCTGGACATCAAAAAG AATACAATATTAGCGCTCTCGTAACCATCGCCACAAAGACCTTTCTACGCTATGACAAACTAAAACACCTTATTGACAGCATACGCGAATATTATCCAACCGTCACCATAGTGATAGCAGATGATAATGAACACCCTCAGCCAGTGACCGGGCCTCACATTGACCATTACATCATGCCATATGGAAAG GGCTGGTTTGCGGGCAGAAACCTTGCAGTGTCGCAAGTGACAACCAAGTATGTGCTCTGGGTGGATGACGACTTCTTCTTCACTACAAACACCAAGCTGGAGCAGATGGTAGACATCCTAGAAAAGACTACTCTGGATCTG GTGGGTGGAGCAGTGAGGGAGGTGACAGGCTACACTGCTACATATCGTCACACCATTTCAGTGGAAGAAGGCGGAGATGAGGGCGACTGTTTACATATCAGAAATGGCTACCACCATGTCATAGAAGGATATCCCAACTGTGTGGTAGCTGATGCCGTCATCAACTTCTTCATGGGGAGGACTGACAAGGTGAAGCAGGTGGGCTTTAACCCCCGCCTGGCACGGCAAGGTCATCTGG AGTTTTTCATCGACGGTCTGGGCACCCTCCACATTGGCTCGTGTAGTGACATCATTGTCAACCACGCATCAAAGATCAAACTACCCTGGAGTAAAACAGAATCACAAAAGACGTATGATAAATTCCGCTATTCATCATTCAGTAATGTCAATACAGTTTTTCAGGAAGTCTTCTACTTCAGGAACAGGTTCAAATGCCAGACCAGTCAATAA